GCCGGTGACCGAACGATACCGGCAGGTCAGCCGGTCGAGCCGCGGGGGCTCGACGGCAGCACGGACGAGGAGCATCCGTTGGCAGAGCAACTACGTCTCATGGCCGTACACGCCCATCCCGACGACGAGTCGAGCAAGGGCGCCGCGACCATGGCGAAATACGTCGCCGAGGGCGTGAGCGTGCTCGTGGCGACCTGCACCGGCGGTGAGCGTGGCAGCGTCCTGAACCCCAAGCTGGACCGCCCGGACGTCTGGGCGAACATCGCCGACATCCGCCGGGCGGAGATGGACGCCGCCCGGGCCATTCTCGGCGTCGAGCAGGCGTGGCTCGGGTTCGTCGACTCCGGGCTGCCCGAGGGGGACCCGCTGCCGCCGCTGCCCGAGGGCTGTTTCGGGCTGCAGGACCTGGCGGTGGCGACCGGCCCGCTGGTCCGGCTGATCCGGGAGTTCCGGCCGCACGTGGTGACCACCTACCCGGAGGACGGCGGCTACCCGCACCCGGACCACATCATGTGCCACAAGATCACCGTGGCCGCCTTCGAGGCCGCCGGTGACCCCGACCAGTTCCCGGAGCTGGGCGAGGCGTGGCAGCCGTTGAAGCTCTACTACGACATCGGCTTCTCCAAGGCGCGGTTCATGGCGCTGCACGAGGCGGTGCTCGCGGCGGGTCTCACGTCGCCGTACGAGGAGTGGCTCAAGAACTGGGGGGAGGACCGCCCGGACAAGGGGCCACGGATCACCACCCGGGTGGAGTGCGCCGAGTACTTTCCTGTCCGCGACGACGCGCTGCGGGCTCACGCCACCCAGATCGACCCGGACGGCTTCTTCTTCCAGGTGCCGATGGAGATCCAGCAACGAGCCTGGCCGACCGAGGACTTCGAGTTGGTCAAGTCGCTGGTGGAGAGTCCGATGCCGGAGTCTGACCTCTTTGCCGGCATACGTGGGACCGCCCGTGCCCGTTGACCCAGTCCAGGCGTACTGTTGTGAGAGCTCGCCTATCGAAGGATCCCAGTCATGCTGACCGCTGTGCAGGTGCTCGCGGCGAACAACTTCGGGGACACCCGGACCGGTGGCCTGGCCGGCCCGATGGGCCTCTTCCTGATCGTGGTGCTGGCCATCGCCACGGTTCTGTTGATCCGCAACATGAACGCGCGGCTGCGGCGGTTGCCGGACCGGTTCCCCGACCAGCCCCTCGACGCCCGGTCCGGGCAGGCCGATTCGTCCGTTACGCGGGTCGGTGAGGCGGACTTGACAGAGGAATCTGGCGGGAGCGCTCCCAGTGCCTCCCACCAGGGCGGGAACGGCCGCTAGCCGGCATGATCCCGGCTAAACCGGCCGGCCGCCCCCTGTTGCGCCAAACCGGTTTGGCTTAGCCTTCCGCCGGGGACCAAAAGTCCCCGCACCGTGCGCGGGAGGGGGCGCCGATGAGAGTCAGACCCGACGCCCGGCGCGGTGCGCGGCCCGCTGACGCCCT
The Micromonospora pisi DNA segment above includes these coding regions:
- the mca gene encoding mycothiol conjugate amidase Mca; amino-acid sequence: MAEQLRLMAVHAHPDDESSKGAATMAKYVAEGVSVLVATCTGGERGSVLNPKLDRPDVWANIADIRRAEMDAARAILGVEQAWLGFVDSGLPEGDPLPPLPEGCFGLQDLAVATGPLVRLIREFRPHVVTTYPEDGGYPHPDHIMCHKITVAAFEAAGDPDQFPELGEAWQPLKLYYDIGFSKARFMALHEAVLAAGLTSPYEEWLKNWGEDRPDKGPRITTRVECAEYFPVRDDALRAHATQIDPDGFFFQVPMEIQQRAWPTEDFELVKSLVESPMPESDLFAGIRGTARAR